One genomic segment of Arachis duranensis cultivar V14167 chromosome 4, aradu.V14167.gnm2.J7QH, whole genome shotgun sequence includes these proteins:
- the LOC127746551 gene encoding putative disease resistance RPP13-like protein 1: MLEKADILGLKENARESLLWRTPSTSLLERSTIYGRDQDKEAIMELLFDDTTDAKISAIPIVGMGGFGKTTLAQLVYNDESLEQIFDLKLWIYVSENFDIQKITKTMIEAVTSSSCDMKDLGFLQLELKEKLIGKKYLVVLDDVWNENYGVWNDFQKPLQHRAKGK, from the coding sequence ATGCTGGAAAAAGCAGACATTCTTGGTCTAAAAGAGAATGCTAGGGAGAGCTTGTTGTGGAGAACACCATCAACATCCCTGTTAGAAAGATCCACTATATATGGTAGAGATCAAGACAAAGAAGCCATCATGGAATTGTTATTTGATGATACAACAGATGCTAAAATATCTGCGATTCCAATTGTTGGCATGGGTGGGTTTGGAAAAACCACTTTAGCTCAATTGGTGTATAATGATGAGTCTTTGGAGCAAATATTTGATCTTAAGTTGTGGATTTATGTTTCTGAAAATTTTGATATTCAGAAGATCACCAAGACTATGATAGAGGCAGTTACTTCAAGTAGCTGTGATATGAAGGATTTGGGTTTTCTTCAGCTCGAATTGAAGGAAAAGCTGATAGGGAAGAAGTACTTAGTTGTTTTGGACGATGTTTGGAATGAGAACTATGGTGTTTGGAATGATTTTCAGAAGCCTCTTCAACACAGGGCCAAAGGGAAGTAA